Proteins co-encoded in one Thamnophis elegans isolate rThaEle1 chromosome 1, rThaEle1.pri, whole genome shotgun sequence genomic window:
- the SMIM7 gene encoding small integral membrane protein 7 encodes MLGDLLLFGTLLVNAGAVLNFRLKKKESQIFGEEGRTPTTGDNIREFLLSLRYFRIFIALWNIFMMFCMIVLFGS; translated from the exons ATGTTGGGGGATTTGCTGCTGTTCGG GACTCTGTTGGTCAATGCCGGAGCAGTGTTAAATTTCAGGCT gaagaagaaagagagtcAGATTTTTGGTGAAGAAGGAAGAACACCAACAACAG GTGATAATATCAGGGAGTTTCTGTTGAGCTTAAGATACTTTCGGATCTTCATCGCACTGTGGAATATTTTCATGATGTTTTGCATGATTGT gcTGTTTGGATCTTAA
- the TMEM38A gene encoding trimeric intracellular cation channel type A, with protein MDLIGALDLGDLAAAFARLPVFPIFDLGYFVVSLLYLKYEKGAVEMSRNSPLASWVCAMLYCFGSYILADLLLGESPIDYFSNNSNILLATGVWYLIFYCPFNLFYKCVSFLPVKLIFVAMKEVVRVRKIAAGVHHAHHHYHHGWFIMIIIGFVKGSGVALMSNFEQLLRGIWKPETNEFLHMTFPSKASLYGALLFTLQQTQWLPISKATLIFFFTIFMIICKVFLTATHSHASPFAPLENVVCPILFGSASASHDNHHHHHHHHGGLQEPSLPSPPQMPAKSREELNEGTRKRKAKKVE; from the exons ATGGACCTGATCGGGGCGCTGGATCTGGGGGATTTGGCGGCCGCTTTCGCCCGCCTGCCCGTCTTCCCTATCTTCGACTTGGGCTACTTCGTAGTCTCCCTTCTCTACCTCAAGTATGAGAAAG GTGCGGTGGAAATGTCCCGGAACAGCCCCCTGGCCTCTTGGGTCTGTGCTATGCTGTATTGCTTTGGTAGCTATATCCTTGCTGATCTCCTGCTCGGAGAATCCCCTATTGATTACTTCAGCAACAACTCCAACATACTTCTGGCCACAGGTGTCTG GTACCTAATCTTCTATTGCCCGTTCAATTTATTTTACAAGTGTGTCAGCTTTCTGCCTgtcaaactgatttttgtggcgATGAAAGAGGTAGTCAGAGTTCGCAAGATTGCTGCTGGTGTTCATCATGCTCACCACCATTACCACCATGGTTGGTTCATTATGATCATCATTGGATTTGTCAAAG GTTCTGGAGTTGCCTTGATGTCCAACTTTGAGCAATTGCTGCGTGGcatctggaagccagaaacaaaTGAGTTCCTTCATATGACCTT TCCATCCAAAGCCAGTCTGTATGGAGCACTGCTCTTTACTCTTCAGCAAACCCAGTGGCTTCCCATCTCCAAAGCTACCCTTATCTTCTTCTTCACTATTTTTATGATCATCTGCAAG GTGTTCCTGACAGCAACTCACTCCCATGCCTCCCCATTTGCCCCTCTGGAAAATGTGGTGTGTCCCATCCTCTTTGGCTCTGCATCTGCCAGTCATGataatcaccaccaccaccaccaccatcatggAGGCTTGCAGGAGCCATCCCTTCCGTCGCCACCTCAGATGCCAGCCAAATCAAGGGAGGAGCTCAACGAAGGAACTCGGAAACGGAAAGCCAAGAAAGTAGAATGA